The Catenuloplanes niger genome includes a window with the following:
- a CDS encoding TetR/AcrR family transcriptional regulator — MDASEVRRGRPPAFDRDAALAAATRLFWENGYEATSINDLTREMGIRPGSLYAAFGDKRSLFNEVIEAYGRSPAGEFVWAAMAREPTAFAAFHRILLDAAAMYTDPETPAGNLLCSAAAADVDVAVYMRDLRNANVDTFEKRLTTAREQGEIPATADPRKLAAYFTAVMHGMSQRARDGATAAELTDTAELAMAAWPAA, encoded by the coding sequence ATGGACGCATCAGAAGTACGGCGTGGCCGGCCGCCGGCCTTCGACCGGGACGCGGCGCTGGCGGCCGCCACCCGCCTGTTCTGGGAGAACGGGTACGAGGCGACCTCGATCAACGACCTGACCCGGGAGATGGGCATCCGGCCCGGCAGCCTCTACGCGGCGTTCGGGGACAAGCGGTCGCTGTTCAACGAGGTGATCGAGGCGTACGGCCGGTCACCGGCCGGGGAGTTCGTCTGGGCCGCCATGGCCAGGGAGCCCACGGCCTTCGCCGCGTTCCACCGCATCCTGCTCGACGCGGCCGCGATGTACACCGACCCGGAGACGCCGGCCGGGAACCTGCTGTGCAGCGCGGCCGCGGCCGATGTCGACGTCGCCGTCTACATGCGGGATCTGCGCAACGCCAACGTCGACACGTTCGAGAAGCGCCTGACCACCGCGCGCGAGCAGGGCGAGATCCCGGCGACGGCCGACCCGCGGAAGCTGGCCGCGTACTTCACCGCCGTCATGCACGGCATGTCCCAGCGCGCACGGGACGGCGCCACCGCGGCGGAACTCACCGACACCGCGGAACTGGCCATGGCCGCCTGGCCGGCCGCCTGA
- a CDS encoding peptide deformylase, which produces MTAQPTSPTSPLERAADSFAAELSQWRADRGMTKKQLAARMGFDPSYVSHVEGRRHRPTEDFARRAEAVLDAGGRIWQRFQEYDELRHVRSSGLTHRDPPVPEQWLPPGTGLVVEQEIAELVYSDGEYRCVIRRALYNAGTEPVTRYMVKVAVDRYPGDPERSNRHHREHPLSFDELKLTAFWGAPYAREPMRWRKKRDRDADKEMWLLFENDNGRFPLYPGQRTTIEYAYSVAEEKWGQWFQRAVRLPTRQLTVRLDFPAALDPTVWGEETSLSAEEAPLRTPFTRHEEHDRAVFEWSTDEPPLNARYKLSWRFRGTPAPTGGERASDRMRAAGILQRGDTRLGTPARRLVLPEQAREARDVAEALHRAAGRVETLHDFRKGMGLAAPQIGLPVAVAVIRPPDPDGEPLTLVNPRVVTESAETDVQYEGCLSFFDERGAVRRPLRIDVEHERWDGTRVITTFERATARLVAHEIDHLDGRLYLDRMPPDARLVSLEEYQDGGLPWRY; this is translated from the coding sequence ATGACAGCACAGCCGACATCGCCGACCTCGCCGCTGGAGCGGGCGGCCGACTCGTTCGCCGCCGAACTGTCCCAGTGGCGTGCCGACCGCGGAATGACCAAGAAACAGCTGGCCGCCCGGATGGGCTTCGACCCGTCCTACGTCAGCCACGTCGAGGGCCGCCGCCACCGTCCCACCGAGGACTTCGCCCGCCGGGCCGAGGCCGTGCTCGACGCCGGCGGCCGCATCTGGCAGCGCTTCCAGGAGTACGACGAACTCCGCCACGTGCGCTCCAGCGGCCTCACCCACCGCGACCCGCCCGTGCCCGAGCAGTGGCTGCCGCCCGGCACCGGTCTGGTCGTCGAGCAGGAGATCGCGGAGCTGGTCTACTCCGACGGCGAGTACCGCTGCGTGATCCGCCGGGCGCTCTACAACGCCGGCACCGAACCGGTCACCCGCTACATGGTCAAGGTCGCGGTCGACCGGTACCCCGGCGACCCGGAGCGCTCCAACCGGCACCACCGTGAGCACCCGCTCTCCTTCGACGAGCTGAAGCTCACCGCGTTCTGGGGCGCGCCGTACGCGCGGGAGCCCATGCGCTGGCGGAAGAAGCGCGACCGGGACGCGGACAAGGAGATGTGGCTGCTCTTCGAGAACGACAACGGCCGCTTCCCGCTCTACCCCGGCCAGCGGACCACGATCGAGTACGCGTACTCCGTGGCCGAGGAGAAGTGGGGCCAGTGGTTCCAGCGCGCGGTCCGGTTGCCCACCCGGCAGCTCACGGTCCGGCTCGACTTCCCGGCCGCGCTCGACCCGACGGTCTGGGGCGAGGAGACCTCGCTCTCCGCCGAGGAGGCGCCGCTGCGCACCCCGTTCACCCGGCACGAGGAGCACGACCGCGCGGTCTTCGAGTGGTCGACGGACGAGCCACCGCTCAACGCGCGGTACAAATTGTCCTGGCGGTTCCGCGGCACCCCGGCGCCGACCGGCGGGGAGCGGGCCAGCGACCGCATGCGCGCGGCCGGCATCCTGCAGCGCGGCGACACCCGCCTCGGCACACCGGCCCGGCGGCTCGTCCTGCCCGAACAGGCCCGTGAGGCGCGCGACGTGGCCGAGGCACTGCACCGCGCGGCCGGCCGGGTCGAGACGCTGCACGACTTCCGCAAGGGCATGGGGCTCGCCGCACCGCAGATCGGGCTGCCGGTCGCGGTCGCGGTGATCCGGCCGCCGGACCCGGACGGGGAACCGCTGACGCTGGTCAACCCGCGGGTGGTGACCGAGTCGGCGGAGACCGACGTCCAGTACGAGGGCTGCCTGTCGTTCTTCGACGAGCGCGGCGCGGTGCGCCGGCCGTTGCGCATCGACGTGGAACACGAGCGCTGGGACGGCACCCGGGTGATCACCACGTTCGAGCGGGCGACGGCCCGGCTGGTCGCGCACGAGATCGACCACCTGGACGGACGGCTCTACCTGGACCGCATGCCGCCGGACGCGCGGCTGGTCTCGCTCGAGGAGTACCAGGACGGCGGGCTGCCCTGGCGGTACTGA
- a CDS encoding YbhB/YbcL family Raf kinase inhibitor-like protein yields MSLERPVAPDPYDLLPPVPSFALTSTDIADGTALDDTFAHDSVGGRNVSPQLSWSGFPAGTRSFVVTCFDPDAPTGSGFWHWVAVNLPVTVTELAQGAGSTEGGLPDGAFHVRNDYGTLSYGGSAPPAGDREHRYVFAVHAVDVEALDVTWDVSPAVVGFNLAFHTLARATLRSTYRVS; encoded by the coding sequence ATGAGCTTGGAGCGCCCGGTCGCCCCGGATCCCTACGACCTGCTGCCGCCCGTCCCGTCGTTCGCGCTGACCAGCACGGACATCGCGGACGGCACGGCACTGGACGACACGTTCGCGCACGACAGCGTGGGCGGGCGGAACGTGTCCCCGCAGCTGAGCTGGTCCGGCTTCCCGGCCGGGACGAGGAGCTTCGTGGTGACCTGCTTCGACCCGGACGCGCCGACCGGTTCCGGCTTCTGGCACTGGGTCGCGGTGAACCTGCCGGTGACCGTGACGGAGCTGGCGCAGGGTGCCGGATCGACCGAGGGCGGGCTCCCGGACGGGGCATTCCACGTCCGTAACGATTACGGCACGCTCTCATATGGTGGTTCCGCGCCACCGGCCGGCGATCGCGAACACCGATACGTCTTTGCGGTACACGCAGTAGACGTCGAGGCACTCGACGTTACTTGGGACGTTTCCCCGGCAGTGGTGGGCTTCAATCTCGCGTTCCACACATTGGCGCGGGCCACCCTGCGTTCCACTTATCGGGTGAGTTAA
- a CDS encoding helix-turn-helix domain-containing protein, with translation MTNTERRRQAAREPLDHHPARLRRRRIANGMSLSQLAEVTSASKGHLSELERGTRNPSPELLAAIARALGCGVTDLMPDEPVTAGAR, from the coding sequence ATGACCAATACCGAGCGACGGCGGCAGGCAGCACGGGAGCCGCTTGATCACCACCCCGCCCGGCTGCGTCGCAGGCGGATCGCGAACGGCATGAGCCTTTCGCAGCTCGCCGAGGTCACGTCGGCCAGCAAGGGGCACCTCTCTGAGCTGGAGCGCGGCACGCGCAATCCGAGCCCTGAGCTGCTCGCCGCCATCGCGAGGGCGCTGGGTTGCGGGGTCACCGACCTCATGCCCGACGAGCCGGTCACGGCAGGCGCGCGATGA
- a CDS encoding SDR family NAD(P)-dependent oxidoreductase encodes MSGALRGKVALVTGGSHGIGRATAERFARDGATVGIGYGHDEPAARETVERINTNGGRAFAVHTKLGTPGDATRFWDAFDEAGRDHVPDGQLDILVHNAAKGSFARLAALSEEEFDQVIAVNVRAPFFITKLALPRLRDGGRIINISSLAATVASPDLLAYGVSKAALNTFTLDLAVDLGPRGITVNSVAPGIVMTRNSQYLRDNAELAAQQAARVALGRLGEPDDVVSVIAFLASDEGRWVTGQVINASGGTSL; translated from the coding sequence ATGTCAGGAGCACTGCGGGGCAAGGTCGCCCTCGTCACCGGCGGCAGCCACGGCATCGGCCGGGCCACCGCGGAGCGATTCGCCCGCGACGGGGCCACCGTCGGGATCGGCTACGGCCACGACGAGCCGGCCGCCCGCGAGACCGTGGAGCGCATCAACACGAACGGCGGGCGTGCCTTCGCCGTCCACACGAAGCTGGGCACGCCCGGCGACGCGACCCGCTTCTGGGACGCCTTCGACGAGGCGGGCCGCGACCACGTGCCCGACGGGCAGCTCGACATCCTCGTCCACAACGCCGCGAAGGGCAGCTTCGCCCGGCTGGCCGCCCTCTCCGAGGAAGAGTTCGACCAGGTGATCGCGGTGAACGTGCGGGCGCCGTTCTTCATCACGAAGCTGGCGCTGCCACGGCTGCGCGACGGCGGCCGGATCATCAACATCTCCAGCCTCGCGGCCACCGTCGCAAGCCCGGACCTGCTCGCCTACGGCGTCAGCAAGGCGGCACTGAACACGTTCACCCTCGACCTGGCCGTCGACCTCGGCCCACGCGGGATCACGGTCAACTCGGTGGCACCCGGCATCGTCATGACCAGAAACAGCCAATACCTGCGGGACAACGCGGAACTCGCGGCGCAACAGGCGGCCCGCGTCGCTCTCGGCCGCCTCGGCGAGCCGGACGACGTGGTGAGCGTCATCGCCTTCCTCGCCTCCGACGAGGGCCGCTGGGTGACCGGCCAGGTCATCAACGCCTCCGGCGGCACCTCACTCTGA
- a CDS encoding helix-turn-helix domain-containing protein — MSHLTPAQIGERLRAARQAAGLSLAQVEEKSLGHWKAVVVGSYERAQRAVTVPRMDALLRFYGRGDRLEILGPGDVVTPAAEGAEGGTEIEYGVRLADGSVVTVADEAAAVLIERVAAASVVRRVVRRTEWSADV; from the coding sequence ATGAGTCACCTGACCCCTGCCCAGATCGGCGAGCGGCTCCGCGCCGCCCGCCAGGCCGCCGGCCTCAGCCTCGCCCAGGTCGAGGAGAAGAGCCTCGGCCACTGGAAGGCCGTCGTCGTCGGCTCCTACGAGCGTGCCCAGCGGGCCGTGACGGTGCCGCGCATGGACGCGCTGCTGCGCTTCTACGGCCGCGGCGACCGGCTGGAGATCCTCGGCCCGGGCGACGTCGTCACGCCGGCCGCGGAGGGCGCCGAGGGCGGCACCGAAATCGAGTACGGCGTCCGGCTCGCGGACGGTTCGGTCGTCACGGTCGCCGACGAGGCCGCCGCTGTGCTGATCGAGCGCGTCGCGGCGGCATCGGTCGTCCGCCGCGTGGTCCGCCGGACTGAGTGGAGCGCCGATGTCTGA
- a CDS encoding globin domain-containing protein gives MGDLSHLLRESWTVVEEQQEKLAGYFYARIFLSNPHLRDLFPVQMDAQRSRLLGAIVTAVQTLDDPERLDAYLRDLGRDHRKFEVTPEQYAVVGDALLESLRIFGGERWTPDFDQAWRDAYGLIAQKMIDAAKADDDPAYWIAEVLSHERRGRDIAVLTVLPGQPLEFRAGQYVSVECPAYRPRVWRVYSMANAPRRDRTLEFHVRALSSGWVSGALVRRVRAGDLLRLAAPMGSMTLDRRSTRDIVCVAGSTGLAPIKALLEELTRFNRTRWVHVFFGAGTREDLYDLPELRAIAAQHPWVSLVPACSRDASFDGEHGNVSEIVGRYGPWNDHDFYVAGSAGMVQATLRTLAALEVPPSRIRYDAFGQ, from the coding sequence ATGGGCGATCTGTCGCACCTCCTGCGCGAGAGCTGGACCGTCGTCGAGGAGCAGCAGGAGAAGCTGGCCGGCTACTTCTACGCGCGAATCTTCCTGTCCAATCCGCACCTGCGTGACCTGTTCCCGGTGCAGATGGACGCGCAGCGATCGCGGTTGCTGGGCGCGATCGTGACGGCGGTGCAGACGCTGGACGATCCGGAGCGGCTCGACGCCTACCTGCGGGATCTGGGCCGGGACCACCGGAAGTTCGAGGTGACGCCGGAGCAGTACGCGGTGGTCGGCGACGCGCTGCTGGAGTCGCTGCGGATCTTCGGGGGCGAGCGGTGGACGCCGGACTTCGACCAGGCCTGGCGGGACGCGTACGGGCTGATCGCGCAGAAGATGATCGACGCGGCGAAGGCGGACGACGACCCGGCGTACTGGATCGCGGAGGTGCTCAGCCACGAGCGGCGCGGCCGGGACATCGCGGTGCTCACGGTGCTGCCGGGCCAGCCGCTGGAGTTCCGGGCCGGGCAGTACGTCAGCGTGGAGTGCCCGGCGTACCGGCCGCGGGTGTGGCGGGTCTACTCGATGGCGAACGCGCCGCGCCGGGACCGCACGCTGGAGTTCCATGTCCGCGCGCTGAGCAGCGGGTGGGTGTCCGGCGCGCTGGTCCGCCGGGTGCGCGCCGGTGATCTGCTGCGGCTGGCCGCGCCGATGGGGTCGATGACGCTGGACCGCCGCTCGACCCGGGACATCGTGTGCGTGGCCGGCAGCACCGGCCTGGCCCCGATCAAGGCGCTGCTGGAGGAACTCACCCGGTTCAACCGGACGCGCTGGGTGCACGTGTTCTTCGGTGCCGGGACCCGGGAGGACCTCTACGACCTGCCGGAGTTGCGGGCGATCGCGGCCCAGCACCCGTGGGTGTCGCTGGTGCCGGCGTGCAGCCGGGACGCGAGCTTCGACGGTGAGCACGGCAACGTGTCGGAGATCGTCGGACGGTACGGGCCGTGGAACGACCACGACTTCTACGTGGCCGGCTCGGCCGGAATGGTCCAGGCCACGCTGCGCACGCTGGCCGCGCTGGAGGTGCCACCGTCACGCATAAGGTATGACGCGTTCGGCCAGTAG
- a CDS encoding methyltransferase: MAELTGDQRVQSEVLEGLATAVNHRRWFVELAIPHLGDDPIEIGSGIGNYAAEWAPHVSRFTATEAEPDRLVELKERFADTPNVEVKEMLLPTSETGSHSTLVSYNVLEHIEDHVAALRCMKGLVRPGGKIVLIVPAFMFAMSPVDYATGHVRRYTKKTMRAAMEEAGLQIEVLHYANALGLIGYYGATSIFKLTPKEGPMVKFYDSLVLPVTKAAESLVRPPFGQSVFVVARVPE, encoded by the coding sequence ATGGCAGAGCTCACCGGCGACCAGCGCGTCCAATCCGAGGTGCTTGAGGGTCTTGCGACGGCGGTCAACCACCGTCGCTGGTTCGTCGAGCTGGCGATCCCGCACCTCGGGGACGACCCGATCGAGATCGGCAGCGGCATCGGGAACTACGCCGCCGAGTGGGCACCGCACGTGTCGAGGTTCACTGCCACCGAGGCGGAGCCGGACCGCCTCGTGGAGCTCAAGGAGCGCTTCGCCGACACCCCGAACGTCGAGGTGAAGGAGATGCTGCTGCCGACCTCCGAGACGGGGTCGCACAGCACTCTGGTCAGCTACAACGTGCTCGAGCACATCGAGGATCATGTCGCCGCGCTGCGCTGCATGAAGGGGCTCGTGCGCCCCGGCGGCAAGATCGTCCTGATCGTCCCGGCGTTCATGTTCGCGATGAGCCCGGTCGACTACGCCACCGGCCACGTGCGCCGCTACACCAAGAAGACGATGCGCGCCGCGATGGAGGAGGCGGGCCTCCAGATCGAGGTCCTGCACTACGCGAACGCGCTCGGTCTGATCGGCTACTACGGCGCGACCAGCATCTTCAAGCTGACGCCGAAGGAGGGGCCGATGGTGAAGTTCTACGACTCCCTGGTGCTCCCGGTCACCAAGGCCGCCGAGTCCCTGGTGCGCCCGCCGTTCGGCCAGTCGGTGTTCGTGGTCGCGCGAGTGCCGGAGTAA
- a CDS encoding CPBP family intramembrane glutamic endopeptidase, producing the protein MTALLDAPDGLAHRDRTLRFELLIVFGLSLGQSAVFSLVNIVGRLTASTPLSAQTSTLNPAASDRPYLDLTLQLLRIFFALMPVALALHLLARDRAAGMGLDFRRPFFDLGSGSALAAGIGLPGLGLYLVARELGLNTTVVASALNDVWWTVPVLVLAAAKNAVLEEVLVVGYLMRRLEHLRWRVPAIILTSSVLRGSYHLYQGFGGFIGNIVMGVVFCLFHLRFKRVMPLIVAHTILDIVAFVGYALLAPHVSWL; encoded by the coding sequence GTGACCGCGCTCCTGGACGCCCCCGACGGCCTCGCACACCGCGACCGTACCCTCCGGTTCGAGCTGCTGATCGTGTTCGGCCTGTCGCTCGGCCAGTCGGCGGTCTTCTCGCTGGTCAACATCGTCGGCCGGCTCACCGCGTCCACGCCGCTGTCCGCACAGACGTCCACGCTCAACCCGGCCGCGTCCGACCGCCCCTACCTCGACCTGACACTCCAGCTGCTGCGGATCTTCTTCGCGCTGATGCCGGTCGCGCTCGCGCTGCACCTGCTGGCCCGTGACCGCGCCGCCGGCATGGGCCTGGACTTCCGCCGCCCGTTCTTCGACCTCGGTTCCGGCAGCGCCCTGGCCGCCGGCATCGGGCTGCCCGGCCTCGGCCTCTACCTGGTCGCCCGCGAACTGGGCCTGAACACCACGGTGGTCGCGTCCGCGCTCAACGACGTCTGGTGGACCGTGCCCGTCCTCGTCCTGGCCGCCGCGAAGAACGCCGTCCTGGAGGAGGTGCTGGTCGTCGGCTACCTGATGCGCCGCCTCGAACACCTCCGCTGGCGCGTCCCCGCGATCATCCTCACCAGCTCGGTGCTCCGCGGCTCGTACCACCTGTATCAGGGCTTCGGCGGTTTCATCGGCAACATCGTGATGGGCGTCGTCTTCTGCCTCTTCCACCTTCGCTTCAAGCGCGTCATGCCGCTGATCGTCGCCCACACGATCCTCGACATCGTCGCCTTCGTCGGCTACGCCCTGCTGGCCCCGCACGTGTCCTGGCTGTAG
- a CDS encoding ATP-dependent DNA helicase, with translation MTIHLDLDDPFTGVTAPATSAMDWSPQQQEAIEKIVAWYRDPDGPQVFRLFGYAGTGKTTLARSIVEQLGVRALYAAFTGKAAYVLRSKGCEGASTVHSLIYTPQDKVRAHLEELERKLLVESNPMQRAVLETQIAVEREKLETPDFILREDSPLETAPLLVLDEVSMVGSRMAADLLSFGVRLLVLGDPAQLPPVDGGGYFIDAEPDHLLTEIHRSALDSPVTRLATSVRKSAPGDRSLGLFADGDSGRRQRVSREDLAGFDQVLVGTNKTRWQAIHLMRSLAGLCGPVPQPGDKIIGLANSTEADIFNGQQLRVASVLDQLPLHPEADRVRLLVEEDTGHRRPLTVWLSGFQSIEGEKKAKKEGRGSVAAATFAQAITCHKSQGSQYDHVLVVDESYVFSRAAAAEAERAGHPPDAAAAAGHINGQRWLYTAITRAAERVVVIPGPRGLPA, from the coding sequence GTGACCATCCACCTCGACCTCGACGACCCGTTCACCGGCGTTACCGCACCGGCCACGTCCGCGATGGACTGGTCGCCGCAGCAGCAGGAGGCGATCGAGAAGATCGTCGCCTGGTACCGCGACCCGGACGGTCCGCAGGTCTTCCGGCTCTTCGGCTACGCCGGCACCGGCAAGACCACGCTGGCGCGCTCGATCGTCGAGCAGCTCGGTGTCCGCGCGCTCTACGCGGCCTTCACCGGCAAGGCCGCGTACGTCCTGCGGTCGAAGGGCTGCGAGGGCGCGTCGACCGTGCACTCGCTGATCTACACGCCGCAGGACAAGGTCCGTGCGCACCTGGAGGAGCTGGAGCGGAAGCTCCTCGTCGAGAGCAACCCGATGCAGCGCGCGGTCCTGGAGACCCAGATCGCGGTGGAGCGGGAAAAGCTGGAGACGCCGGACTTCATCCTGCGCGAGGACTCGCCGCTGGAGACCGCGCCGCTGCTGGTGCTTGACGAGGTGTCGATGGTCGGGTCGCGGATGGCCGCGGACCTGCTCTCGTTCGGCGTCCGGCTGCTGGTGCTCGGCGACCCGGCGCAGCTGCCCCCGGTCGACGGCGGCGGCTACTTCATCGACGCCGAGCCGGACCACCTGCTCACCGAAATCCACCGGTCCGCGCTGGACTCGCCGGTGACCCGGCTGGCCACCTCGGTCCGCAAGTCGGCGCCGGGCGATCGCTCGCTCGGCCTCTTCGCCGACGGAGACTCCGGCCGGCGCCAGCGCGTCAGCCGCGAGGACCTGGCGGGCTTCGACCAGGTGCTCGTCGGCACCAACAAGACGCGGTGGCAGGCGATTCACCTGATGCGCTCGCTGGCCGGTCTCTGCGGCCCGGTGCCGCAGCCCGGCGACAAGATCATCGGTCTCGCGAACAGCACCGAGGCCGACATCTTCAACGGGCAGCAGCTGCGCGTGGCGAGCGTGCTCGACCAGCTGCCGCTGCACCCCGAGGCCGACCGTGTGCGGCTGCTGGTCGAGGAGGACACCGGCCACCGGCGTCCGCTGACCGTGTGGCTGTCCGGCTTCCAGAGCATCGAGGGCGAGAAGAAGGCGAAGAAAGAGGGGCGCGGTTCGGTCGCCGCGGCCACCTTCGCCCAGGCCATCACCTGCCACAAGTCGCAGGGCTCGCAGTACGACCACGTCCTGGTCGTCGACGAGTCCTACGTCTTCAGCCGCGCCGCGGCGGCCGAGGCCGAGCGAGCCGGTCATCCCCCGGACGCCGCGGCCGCCGCCGGTCACATCAACGGCCAGCGCTGGCTCTACACCGCGATCACCCGCGCCGCCGAGCGCGTCGTCGTCATCCCCGGCCCGAGAGGACTCCCCGCATGA
- a CDS encoding helix-turn-helix domain-containing protein has product MSAPRQLTPHGQLIEQAREAARPRLSAREAARRAGISEGRWRQVVTGRQSVGGGQTIEISTKPATVAAMARAVGLDPRPVVEAAGFAYDPAEEVEPSVAEGDTAMEKIMRAPVDEETRALMVRFLQERRARNEEALELDLARMIELALGLHGKTG; this is encoded by the coding sequence ATGAGCGCGCCCAGACAACTGACGCCTCACGGCCAGCTCATCGAGCAAGCCCGTGAGGCTGCCCGCCCGCGTCTGTCCGCCCGCGAGGCGGCACGCCGAGCCGGCATCAGTGAGGGGCGCTGGCGGCAGGTCGTGACCGGGCGTCAGTCAGTGGGCGGCGGCCAGACCATCGAGATCAGTACCAAGCCCGCGACCGTCGCCGCGATGGCGCGCGCGGTCGGCCTGGATCCGCGCCCCGTGGTGGAAGCGGCCGGCTTCGCGTACGACCCGGCGGAGGAAGTCGAACCGTCAGTGGCGGAAGGCGACACCGCGATGGAGAAGATCATGAGGGCGCCGGTCGACGAGGAGACGCGCGCGCTCATGGTGCGGTTCCTGCAGGAGCGCCGGGCGCGCAACGAGGAAGCCTTGGAGCTGGACCTCGCGCGCATGATCGAACTGGCGCTGGGGCTACACGGGAAGACTGGCTAG
- a CDS encoding MFS transporter, producing MSRGARTGTVIAVVLLAANLRPAVVAVSPMLTDIRADTGLSSPAAALLTTVPVLCFGLLAPLAPPLARRIGLVPALVAVLCAMTVGGLLRLPDSVVLLFAGTAVFGAAIAAGNVLLPVLVKREFPDRSGTMTGVYSVALSTGAAIAAGTAVPVLLIFGHAWRPALAVWAIPPALALLAWLPLLRNRAAAAPAATAVPRIALRRAPLAWAVTGFMGLQSLVYYATVAWLPEILIASGSGQERAGYVLSVFNLVGIAGSLIFTATVGRTRNQIGYALVSAGLYAAGFAGLLVAAGPLDFLWAALLGLAQGTTISLALALILLRMPDAAHAARMSGMAQGIGYLLAAAGPVLAGVLHDATGGWSWPLLLLGALLVPMAAAGAVAGRDVTLRIPTTIGVRS from the coding sequence ATGAGCAGAGGCGCCCGCACCGGCACGGTGATCGCCGTGGTGCTGCTCGCCGCCAACCTGCGGCCCGCCGTGGTCGCGGTGTCGCCGATGCTCACCGACATCCGCGCGGACACCGGGCTGTCCAGCCCGGCGGCCGCGCTGCTGACCACCGTCCCGGTGCTCTGCTTCGGCCTGCTGGCACCGCTCGCGCCGCCGCTGGCCCGCCGGATCGGCCTGGTGCCGGCGCTGGTCGCGGTCCTGTGCGCGATGACGGTCGGCGGTCTGCTGCGGCTGCCGGACTCGGTGGTGCTGCTGTTCGCCGGCACCGCGGTGTTCGGCGCCGCGATCGCGGCCGGCAACGTGCTGCTGCCGGTGCTGGTCAAGCGCGAGTTCCCGGACCGGTCCGGCACGATGACGGGCGTCTACTCGGTCGCGCTGTCCACCGGCGCCGCGATCGCGGCGGGGACCGCGGTGCCGGTGCTGCTGATCTTCGGCCACGCCTGGCGTCCCGCGCTCGCGGTGTGGGCGATCCCGCCCGCGCTCGCGCTTCTCGCCTGGCTCCCGCTGCTGCGGAACCGCGCCGCCGCGGCGCCGGCCGCGACCGCCGTCCCCCGGATCGCGCTCCGGCGTGCGCCGCTGGCCTGGGCCGTGACCGGCTTCATGGGCCTGCAGTCGCTGGTCTACTACGCCACCGTCGCCTGGCTGCCGGAGATCCTGATCGCGTCCGGCAGCGGTCAGGAGCGCGCCGGCTACGTGCTCTCGGTCTTCAACCTGGTGGGCATCGCCGGCTCGCTGATCTTCACGGCCACGGTCGGCCGGACCCGGAACCAGATCGGGTACGCACTGGTCAGCGCCGGTCTGTACGCGGCCGGGTTCGCCGGGCTGCTGGTCGCGGCCGGCCCGCTCGACTTCCTCTGGGCCGCGCTGCTCGGCCTGGCCCAGGGCACCACGATCAGCCTCGCGCTGGCGTTGATCCTGCTGCGCATGCCGGACGCGGCCCACGCCGCGCGGATGTCCGGCATGGCGCAGGGAATCGGTTATCTGCTCGCCGCGGCCGGCCCGGTGCTGGCCGGCGTGCTGCACGACGCGACCGGCGGATGGTCCTGGCCGCTGCTGCTGCTCGGTGCCCTGCTGGTGCCGATGGCGGCGGCCGGTGCCGTGGCCGGCCGGGACGTGACCCTGAGAATCCCGACAACGATTGGAGTCAGATCATGA